In Anopheles bellator chromosome 2, idAnoBellAS_SP24_06.2, whole genome shotgun sequence, the genomic stretch GTGCGgatgcaaatatttgtccCTTTGCGCGAAGGATTCTCGCCCTAGGATTTCCCGGAAAGGACGGGTTGTGCGGGCGTTTGTCTTATCATGGCCGGATAATGTGCTTGCTTGCCGCTGTAACAGACGGTATCGTTTGATTTTACGTTTATTTCATccttaaaaataatttctctAATGGTTATGCGTCCCATTTGCTACCGGCTGTTCGCGATGGGCGCGATGGAACCGTTCGCTTCGGACGGCCATTTGCGAACAGCGAAGTTGCCTGATTCAAATTCGATCATCCAATTTGTGCTAATCGGATGTAGACGAGAAACAGATTCATTTCCAAGAAGTGCGGCCTAAAGTGGTTGCAGCGAAAAAAGGGGGTTGATGGACGatcctttcttttccttcgcaaTTCGCGCCACGTTCCGGAGCGGATCAATCAAGGCGCGCAGAAATTACCATTTCAGGAATCCGACATCAAAAACTTGCTCCATCGCAACGGGTAACAAGTTGCAGGGTACGTACATATACGGACGCATGTTATATGTTCTTTGATGGCTCATAACCAGCTGTTGATGAATTCAGGAAATATCATTGTTTAAATATCAAGAAACATAGGACAAACCACGGTGCACAATTTCCAGCAAGTTGCCAATGCTTGTTTCTTCAAGCAGCCACCCGAAGCCTTTCGCAGAAAAGGTGAATTTACGTCGCAAAGATGCGACCCTCCTCCGGTGGGTGTTTGCCAACTTTCTTCGCCGAGTAATTAATTTCACTGACTCCCACGGACAGGGGCGACTGGGAAAACGGCAATTGCATGTGAGCGAGTGCGCTTGCAGATCATTTCGGAATGAACTGTCACTTAATTAGCAATTTTAATTGCTCGCTAAAAGCATTACGCGAATGGCGCCCCGGACTGGTGACTTCATTGTGCCGCCGGAGAATGTGCAGATGGAGAATCAGTTAATTACCGAACAGGCAGATTTGTGACTGGCACGCTGGCTGGTGGACTGGCTGGATGCTGCTTTGCATTTTCCCGGTGCCCAGccttcgtttccggttccctttttttccagCACGGCGTGACGATGGTGCAATGTTGTTTCCTTCGCTTAGTTGCTCTAAATGGCCTGGTATTTTCGTTGCATCAAAACACTCTTCGCCGAGTGGCCTCAGCTGTCTTGCATTTTGTAAGTCCGCAGTAATTTCAGTTGAAAATAACTCATCGTGTCTGTAAGCTGGTTGAAAGAATGCATCTCAGACTGATAACTCACAATGCTGACATCAGTTGGTCAGAAACATCCAACTTTAATACACAAAACTCGAGATGAAAACCTTACCCAAATCCTGTGGAACACGTAGAGCCGCTTGTTCAATAACTACCGTTAGGGGGCTGAAATCTGCCGTCATTTAAGCTTACGGCAAGGCAAACGGAAACTCTCCCGAAATCATCGGTCCATCGGGGCGAAAGCAGAAATTGCTGAACGCTTCGAGAATCTttgccggaaccggtcggtcggagaaTGTGGGGCAAAGTCAACCTTAATACTTGttgaaagtttcttttttccgaatgtaattaaaagaaaatacggTCTGCTTAGAGTTTCGCACTCGATGCACTTACCATGCCCCATGGACCCGGAATGCATAAAGAGCGTACGCGGGAgtgaacgtttgtttttttgtagACTTTATTCTTGCAGTTTTGGAAGTTCGTTTTTCGCTGATCCTTTTATTGCTCGTAAGCGAAACCCGGAtgcagccggaaccgggcgcgaGGAATGTGAAGAAAAGTTTAAGCtcgaatttaaaattttcaccattttcactCCGGTCGCACTTTCTCCGATTCCGCGCCCGGCCGAACTGGGTTAGTTTTGGggcggattttttttttgctcagtGCCGTTCTCCTTCTCGGCGGCTCTTGGCGACTACGGTGCGGTGCAGAAAGGCTAATTACTATTTCGGAGCACGGGCGCGAAAACCTTGACCAACGGCGTAAAGTCCCACTGTGTCtggtgtgtgcctttttcggGAGAAACTCAGCCAAAGTCGAAGAAAGCACAACGTTCGGCTGGGACCGCGGTTTTCAGCTGCCGCTCCTCTGCTCCGGGACAACCCGAACGACCTCAGACCAAGAAGTAGTGCTGCAAAGACACAGAGGAGAGTCAAATGAGAGCAGACGGGCCAGTCGGACGGTCAGATGGAATGAATTTCGAATGGATGAATTGTAATCGGAGGGGGGGGCAAAAAAATCGCAAATGGCCGTCGGAGtctcggcgcggcgcggcgtaTCATATTTTTCCTCACGGCCCCCGGTAAACCGGAagcaattaaaagtttaactttttcaattaaaaacttgCCGACGTAAACGGAGTTCGCGAGACGAGACTTAGCGCAGGGTTTGGCTCGGCGATCGCACGGGATCGCCCGGACCGGTGCTTGATTACCTTCGGATCGGACTGCTTCCAGCACTTGTGCAGCCAGAACGCCTTGTCGCAGAGGTTCTCGCCCTCCGGGTACAGGCAGCGCTTGCCCATGTGCAGCGCGATGTCGTGCATCGAGTCCGGCAGCGAGTCGTGCAGCTTCTCCAGATGTACGTCCCCGTTGTCGTCCACCACCTTGGACTCGTGGAACAGACAGTTCATGTAGCACTTTAACTTTTCGTCCTCGTGGATCTCCTCGTCGCTGAACTTTTTGATTGCCTCTGCGAAGGACACGGCATGACGTTAAAGTGTCAGAAATGGGAACCATAAATCTGCACGTCTCCGATCTGTGACCACGCCGAAGACAGTGTAAAAGTACGCCTGAACTTATGCAAACCCCACCGTTTGTGTTCTCCAGTTACTTTAACCATTCTCTTTTAACAAAAATATCTTTAGATCGCTACGGTAGGCTTTCGAACACCGCACTCCCCAGTTGCAGCTCACCGTCTGTGGCGCCCGTCTTTTTGACGCATATATCGTGCAGCGGCCTCAAGGCTTCCAGCAGCTCCGGAGGTGGATATTCCGCATCCCGGCGCGGTGTCACATCCGCCCGAGCCGTAGCGATGGTCACCACCGCAGCGcacaacaaaatggccacacgAGCCATAGTGAATTTAATTGAGCCGAGTCCAACGAAATCGCCACAACACTGAGACCAACCGGGCGAAGAATGTTAACTTTTTATATGATTTTACGCGCAAACCGAGCGATCTTGCGGTGATTCAAAACGCCAGTAATGCTGATGAGGCATCAGCTAATTGCTCCGATGGCTGTTAATTTGGTCAGCTCGATAATTATCAACCTGGCACCCGGGGCTTAGCAACCGAACTAGGGTAGGGTTCGTTCCCCGGGAGGAACCGAATTCTTCAACTTTGACCACGAAACCGCCACCGAGGATCGGCGAGCCCGACAGGAGCAACTATCACTCAATCAATGGTGTTGACAAATCAATCATGAGCAACATGTTCTCCATTATTCCGTGGCGGAGCGTGAAACTTTTCCGTTCGATCTGGACCCGACCCGTCCCAGGGCAGAGAGGGCACAATCTTCGAATTCGTGGCCAcggggcggcggtggaaaattgttcgAACATCGCCAAACATCACAtcgaggaaaaacaaacttacTGGTTCATTTAGCAGCACTACTCGGAGGGCAAAACTTTGCGCCTCGGCAGCTTGGCAGTTTTCTGCGGGGGGAAAAGGCCGCGTCACGGTGGACGAAGGGACGGAGGGGCAACGAACGATGACACAGGGGAAAAACTAAGCAGAGAGTTTCCCTGGGGCTCGGCCCTTCGAATTTCTCCTTCCGGAGCCCGAATTCCGATGGCAAATCGATGGCTGCTGCGTGATCACGCTCCCCGTACCCGCAGATTCGTCTTGGCCGGGGGAAAACGGGACCAGGATGGAACCGAGGGGGAAGCAGTGCTGCACGCGGGAGATGACACCAGGCGGTTCACCGCACGGTCCGGGGAGCGTAATTAAGTTCATGGTTAGAAATAATTATGCGCTTGTGTTTCCGAGAGGTAAACAATTAACTCACGAAACGTGCCATTAATTTTCCCCTTCAGAAACCCGGCGTCTCGGCACGAGAGTGGGCAAGTTTTCAGAAGCCCTGACGCGGGGCCCTCTGACGGATGTCGGAGACGGCTTGGCCGGATCTCTTACCGGAGAGGAGGTGCACTAAGGCCGCGACACCCGCCGATTACCTACGCGGCCGATGATGAATGATTTCCGTGCTTGGAGGTGATAGTCGTGATGTATGGGCGTACGGTTGTTCGGACGGACGTcacggtgtgcgtgcgctttGCAACGCTACGAGTCCCGAAACGGAAGCGCCGACGGTGAAAAGTGCTcgaggaaaaataattgaatcacGAACACGAACCGGTGAGCGAGTGACCAGCGAGTGACACCAGACGCCGCTACCAGACACCGGACTAATGCAATCGTAGATGAGATTGATGCGAAAGTTTACCTGTCATAACATGGAGAACTGCGCCATAACATTAAGAACGCCTTCCATCCTAACGGATCCTCTCAGTGATCAGTAAAGAAACAGTTTTTCTATACAATGATAGTGGTTTTATGGCGCTTAAGTGCTAACGTGCTTTTTGCTATTGTCCTTCTTcctttaatttttatttttcaacgcTGTCACTTTGTAgcaggctgttcaataagttttgaggGTCAATAACAGAAGGCGCTACTGCTAACCtaattggttttgttttggtatGTTGGTccagtgattgaatttttatttttgaaaaatttaaaagcaaagaaaatttgtgaacgaatgttgaaagtatgtaaggactcttcgccttcaataAATAGAGCAGAAAAAATTGCTGAATTTAATCGTTATTTAGCCTTGAAAGCGTGgacaagccttgaagacgatccatgtcaagGACTTCAAAAAACAGTAGGATAGGATTTCTAATGGGAAAATCGTCGAAGGTCctaaagagatttagtatcCCATAGGTATCTCATTGGGCAGTTTAAGCGATGTTTGCGACTTCCAGCTGTCTGCAGACCtcaaaaaatcatgcgtggaaagcggttttcatcaaatgatgaagTCGCAGAAGCTCTACACATTTCTTCCAGCGATGGTCTCTGTGATCCGTCCAAACAGTTCTCGGAAAAGCAGTACATTTcctcttcaaaataattgttcacGAAGGTGATTGCCTCTTCATTTGACGAAAATCCCCATCCTCTGAGCGCTATTTTCAGATGAGGAATCTAAAAGAAGCGGCGAAGGGCTGGTGAGTAAGGCGGATAGTCAAGCAGTTCAAACCGTAGTTCGCGGATTTTCGCCATGTCAATCGCTGAGGTGTGAAAACGCGTGGACAGTTTTCACGTTTCGTCGCGTCGACAGCCAAATTCTCATTTTAAATGTGACCAACTCGTTTTTGTGACATTCACCAAATTCCCCATTTGCTAAAGTTGCCAGCTTTAGAGTTGAGGTCAGAAACGTATCAGAAACCTCGCTCGTATAACAAATGACAGTGCCAATGTTGGTCAATTGCCAATGGGTTATTAGCACAAGTGATTGAACTCTGAGTTTGGTGCTATTTTGCTTAATTTGGAAGCTCAATTTCTGTGAATATGTTACAAAAATTTTACTCGAGCTATTTGAAACATACCGAACAATCCAAAGCTGAGCATAAATCGAggaaaacaacgcaaaacagTAGCAGTATCCTGCTATCATCTCATTCGCTTCGACACAACGCAAAGCGGATTAATGAAAGCCGGTTTTTTCCGAGAGAGACCGTACAAAGTTCTGCAAGGGCCACTGTGTCACTGAATGGAATGTTTGGCATTCCTGCTACATACTCAAAGCACTCACACGCGATAGTGCACCGACACTGCACCCCGACGGGTCGGGAATTAGTGTGGATTGAATCCACCCCAAAAACTCACCGCGCCCACGGTGCCTGATTGGCAGATGTGCCTAATGAGCATCGTTAGCAGAAATTGATTACAATGGAAGGCATCGGTTTTTCCAACTTCGCCACCGGCCCCGAACGGCAACGCTGGCTACCGACCCGAAAGCCCACTCGAAAATGGGCTCAGCACGTCGTAGGCTTCCGCCGCCACTGACTTCAGATGTGTCTGCAGGGAAAAGTTGCGTCAACCCTCGGTGCGTTTCTATTACTGTGcgaaacccccaaaaaaggcggccCCGGAGTCCTGAAAGGTGGGTGGCGCACGTTCTCTTTTCACCACGCGCCATGCAGAAAAACCCAAACTTGATGAAtgcgaacaaacaaaccgaaatgaaaatgcaTGACCGTCGACAGAGCTGCGGCGCAGTGCGAAGTTCTGCCCACGGACCGTTGGCATCGGATGACGCAAATTATCTCATCT encodes the following:
- the LOC131208759 gene encoding general odorant-binding protein 83a-like; protein product: MARVAILLCAAVVTIATARADVTPRRDAEYPPPELLEALRPLHDICVKKTGATDEAIKKFSDEEIHEDEKLKCYMNCLFHESKVVDDNGDVHLEKLHDSLPDSMHDIALHMGKRCLYPEGENLCDKAFWLHKCWKQSDPKHYFLV